A genomic region of Homalodisca vitripennis isolate AUS2020 chromosome 5, UT_GWSS_2.1, whole genome shotgun sequence contains the following coding sequences:
- the LOC124362299 gene encoding zinc finger protein 32-like, which produces MADSICSDREAEVRCVPPSRMMPDAQFFHPAAFNIAMNQYRAMEYLQQQKQYQIKVEPEVSFYNCQNEESDDDSSSDKSGRQSPNALTIDEQAPANDSTSTKKTQICNICGKILSSPSSYYVHMKMHSENKPFACTMCEASFCRKPYLEVHMRTHTGERPYQCEICQKRFTQKSSLNTHKRVHTGERPYSCDICNKRFAVKSYVNTHRLSHVSDKPLACNRCSVVFTSKMHYTEHMRTHAARHMFGCHVCGRTFAKDSYLIRHHNRVHRDNTSPPVPSDFNSTGFDMRMKSNPEDGTIPDVLRLKPNPDQAMVSDYFRMNPSMEVVPSVECFRVRPNVEEKPILECFRVKLNSGEKLTTAE; this is translated from the exons ATGGCTGATTCTATTTGTTCTGATAGAG AAGCAGAAGTAAGATGCGTCCCGCCATCAAGAATGATGCCAGATGCTCAGTTTTTTCATCCTGCAGCTTTCAACATAGCCATGAATCAATATCGGGCTATGGAATATTTACAGCAACAGAAACAATATCAGATCAAAGTGGAACCTGAG GTGAGTTTCTACAACTGTCAGAATGAGGAGAGTGATGATGATAGCAGCAGCGACAAGTCCGGCCGTCAGTCCCCCAATGCCTTGACAATCGACGAGCAAGCACCTGCCAACGATAGCACCAGTACTAAGAAAACACAGATATGCAACATCTGTGGCAAGATCTTGTCTTCGCCATCATCTTACTACGTCCACATGAAAATGCACTCTGAGAACAAGCCCTTTGCATGCACC ATGTGTGAAGCCAGTTTCTGCCGAAAACCGTACCTGGAAGTGCACATGCGCACGCACACAGGTGAACGTCCATATCAGTGCGAGATCTGCCAGAAGCGCTTTACACAGAAGAGCAGTCTCAACACTCACAAGCGTGTTCATACTGGGGAACGTCCTTACTCCTGTGATATATGCAATAAGAG ATTCGCAGTGAAGAGTTATGTGAATACTCACCGGCTGAGCCATGTATCAGATAAGCCCCTGGCCTGCAACCGCTGCAGTGTAGTATTTACATCCAAGATGCACTATACAGAACACATGCGTACGCATGCTGCACGCCACATGTTTGGCTGTCACGTCTGCGGTCGTACGTTCGCCAAGGACAGCTACCTCATTCGTCATCACAACCGTGTCCACCGGGACAACACATCTCCGCCAGTTCCCTCCGACTTTAACTCAACTGGCTTCGATATGAG AATGAAGTCAAACCCTGAAGACGGAACGATTCCTGATGTGTTGAGATTGAAACCAAATCCAGATCAAGCAATGGTCTCGGACTATTTCAGAATGAACCCTAGCATGGAGGTGGTACCATCTGTTGAATGCTTCAGGGTTAGGCCTAATGTAGAAGAAAAACCAATTTTGGAATGTTTTCGGGTGAAATTAAACTCAGGAGAGAAATTGACAACTGCTGAATGA